One genomic window of Magnolia sinica isolate HGM2019 chromosome 3, MsV1, whole genome shotgun sequence includes the following:
- the LOC131241289 gene encoding probable inactive receptor kinase At4g23740 — protein sequence MEASFIFSAIFLLLSLSSRLLADPVEDKQALLDFIVNLPHGRNLNWNENSLVCHNWTGVTCSPDNSRVVAVRLPGVGLNGRIPPNTLGRLSALQILSLRSNGLTGPFPSDLSRIKTLTLLYLQFNNFSGPLPLDFSVWKNLTIVNLSFNSFNGSIPSSISNLTMLTSLSFANNLLSGEIPDFNLPNLQQLDLANNSLTGSVPKSLKRFPNSSFAGNNNLSLVIPPVSLSPTNPPVSTPLPSPRKTRKLGESAILGIIVGGCAVAFLACAVLLIVCCSKRKYEKGASGKLRKGERSPEKVVASSQDENNRLVFFEGCSYAFDLEDLLRASAEVLGKGTFGTAYKAVLEDATTVVVKRLKEVGVGKREFEQQMEIVGRIRHENVVELRAYYYSKDEKLMVYDYYTLGSVSSLLHGKRREDRIPLDWDTRLRIALGTARGVAYIHAENSGKLVHGNIKSSNIFLNSRQYGCVSDLGLTTLMNPAAPLSRAIGYRAPEVVDTRKASQASDVYSVGVLLLELLTGKSPVQTSAGEEVMHLVRWVQSVVREEWTAEVFDVELMRYPNIEEELVEMLQIAMACVVRMPEQRPKMANIVKMIEDVRRVDTGNRPSSEAKSDESSGQTPRVRAGESSTRPKNRPSSEVKSDVSSGQTPPVLAGESSSPQ from the exons ATGGAAGCTTCCTTCATTTTCTCTGCGATTTTTCTTCTCTTGTCACTTTCGTCGCGATTGCTTGCCGATCCGGTCGAAGACAAACAAGCTCTGCTCGATTTCATCGTCAATCTCCCTCACGGCCGCAATCTCAACTGGAACGAGAACTCCCTTGTCTGCCATAACTGGACCGGAGTCACCTGCAGCCCTGATAACTCGCGCGTGGTAGCCGTCCGTTTGCCTGGTGTTGGATTAAATGGCAGGATCCCTCCTAACACTCTCGGCCGTTTATCGGCGCTCCAAATCCTGAGCCTTAGATCCAACGGCCTGACTGGCCCTTTCCCTTCAGATTTAAGCAGAATCAAAACCCTGACTCTGCTCTACCTTCAGTTCAACAACTTCTCTGGCCCCCTGCCTCTGGATTTCTCTGTTTGGAAGAATCTAACCATCGTCAATCTCTCCTTCAACTCCTTCAATGGAAGCATCCCTTCGTCGATCTCGAATCTCACAATGCTCACTTCTTTAAGCTTCGCAAACAACTTGCTTTCGGGTGAAATCCCTGATTTCAATCTCCCGAATTTGCAGCAGTTGGATTTAGCTAATAACAGTCTCACTGGCAGCGTGCCGAAGTCTCTCAAGAGGTTCCCTAATTCGTCATTTGCTGGTAACAACAATCTTTCCTTAGTAATTCCTCCAGTTTCACTTTCACCCACAAATCCTCCTGTTTCCACACCATTGCCAAGCCCGAGAAAAACTAGAAAACTTGGGGAATCGGCAATACTGGGAATTATAGTAGGTGGTTGCGCTGTTGCATTTCTTGCATGTGCGGTTTTGCTGATTGTATGTTGCTCCAAGAGGAAATATGAAAAAGGGGCCTCCGGCAAGTTGCGTAAGGGTGAGAGATCACCAGAGAAGGTGGTAGCAAGTAGCCAAGATGAAAATAATAGGCTGGTTTTCTTTGAAGGGTGTAGTTATGCATTTGATTTAGAGGATTTGTTGAGGGCTTCTGCCGAGGTGCTCGGGAAGGGGACGTTTGGGACAGCATATAAGGCAGTCTTGGAAGATGCTACCACAGTGGTGGTGAAGAGGTTGAAGGAGGTGGGTGTTGGAAAGAGGGAGTTTGAGCAGCAGATGGAAATTGTGGGGAGAATTCGGCATGAGAATGTTGTTGAGCTAAGGGCGTATTACTATTCAAAGGATGAGAAGCTCATGGTCTATGATTACTACACCCTTGGGAGTGTCTCCTCACTATTACACG GTAAAAGACGTGAGGACAGGATCCCACTAGACTGGGACACCCGCCTGAGAATTGCTCTAGGGACAGCGAGGGGTGTCGCCTACATCCATGCAGAGAACTCGGGAAAGCTTGTCCATGGGAACATAAAATCCTCAAACATCTTCCTCAACTCCCGCCAGTACGGCTGTGTATCCGATCTCGGCCTTACAACCCTAATGAACCCGGCGGCTCCTCTGTCTCGGGCCATTGGGTACCGGGCCCCAGAAGTGGTTGACACCCGAAAAGCATCGCAGGCCTCTGATGTCTACAGCGTCGGTGTCCTACTCCTTGAGCTCCTCACCGGGAAGTCTCCTGTTCAGACCTCTGCAGGGGAAGAGGTGATGCACTTGGTCCGCTGGGTGCAATCCGTGGTCCGTGAGGAGTGGACGGCGGAAGTGTTTGATGTGGAGCTGATGAGGTATCCGAACATAGAGGAGGAGCTCGTGGAGATGCTGCAGATAGCTATGGCTTGCGTGGTGAGGATGCCAGAGCAGAGGCCGAAGATGGCAAACATTGTGAAGATGATCGAGGATGTCAGGCGGGTTGACACTGGGAACCGCCCCTCCTCCGAAGCCAAATCAGACGAATCAAGTGGCCAAACACCACGAGTTCGAGCAGGCGAATCCTCCACCCGACCCAAGAACCGGCCTTCCTCAGAAGTCAAATCGGATGTGTCAAGCGGCCAAACACCACCCGTCCTGGCAGGCGAATCCTCCTCCCCACAATGA
- the LOC131241290 gene encoding uncharacterized protein LOC131241290 isoform X1, protein MDRFKTSQRRVHIQAAAVGTDEEDGGIQVQQTPKENVIDDQEPFMGVKVRRKTSLYRDYKGDYIDVTSHPYLIKILERQGHWLEHISFFSFFLAKVPYSISAGDQQVLFADKILKFTGSGKMKRRILLITDFAIYIVDPEVNALKRRIALAAVDKLCLSELSDNFFAIIVPSEYDCLMASTRKTEIVTVFVEATKSTSDYELEVAFSNRFEYNASAELVKEVQFEEVEGGVKTRIVSK, encoded by the exons ATGGACCGATTCAAGACGTCGCAGAGGCGAGTCCATATCCAGGCCGCTGCTGTTGGGACAGACGAGGAAGATGGAGGGATTCAAGTGCAACAGACTCCGAAGGAGAACGTGATCGACGATCAGGAACCGTTCATGGGAGTGAAGGTCCGAAGGAAAACTTCTCTTTACAGAGATTACAAGGGAGATTACATCGACGTAACTTCTCATCCTTATCTTATCAAGATCTTGGAAAGACAAG GCCACTGGTTAGAGCacatctcttttttttctttttttttggccaaAGTTCCGTATTCCATCTCTGCAGGTGACCAGCAAGTTCTTTTTGCGGATAAGATTCTGAAGTTCACTGGCTCAGGGAAGATGAAGCGACGTATTCTGTTAATTACAGATTTTGCAATCTACATTGTGGACCCAGAAGTCAATGCACTTAAACGACGGATAGCACTTGCGGCTGTTGATAAGCTATGTTTGAGTGAACTGAGCGATAATTTCTTTGCAATTATTGTTCCAAGCGAATACGACTGCCTTATGGCCAGCACTCGGAAAACCGAGATCGTTACTGTGTTCGTCGAAGCTACCAAAAGCACATCCGACTACGAACTTGAGGTTGCTTTCTCCAATAG GTTTGAATACaatgcttctgctgagttagTTAAGGAAGTCCAATTTGAGGAAGTCGAAG GAGGGGTTAAAACAAGGATTGTGAGCAAGTGA
- the LOC131241290 gene encoding uncharacterized protein LOC131241290 isoform X3, with product MDRFKTSQRRVHIQAAAVGTDEEDGGIQVQQTPKENVIDDQEPFMGVKVRRKTSLYRDYKGDYIDVTSHPYLIKILERQGDQQVLFADKILKFTGSGKMKRRILLITDFAIYIVDPEVNALKRRIALAAVDKLCLSELSDNFFAIIVPSEYDCLMASTRKTEIVTVFVEATKSTSDYELEVAFSNRFEYNASAELVKEVQFEEVEGGVKTRIVSK from the exons ATGGACCGATTCAAGACGTCGCAGAGGCGAGTCCATATCCAGGCCGCTGCTGTTGGGACAGACGAGGAAGATGGAGGGATTCAAGTGCAACAGACTCCGAAGGAGAACGTGATCGACGATCAGGAACCGTTCATGGGAGTGAAGGTCCGAAGGAAAACTTCTCTTTACAGAGATTACAAGGGAGATTACATCGACGTAACTTCTCATCCTTATCTTATCAAGATCTTGGAAAGACAAG GTGACCAGCAAGTTCTTTTTGCGGATAAGATTCTGAAGTTCACTGGCTCAGGGAAGATGAAGCGACGTATTCTGTTAATTACAGATTTTGCAATCTACATTGTGGACCCAGAAGTCAATGCACTTAAACGACGGATAGCACTTGCGGCTGTTGATAAGCTATGTTTGAGTGAACTGAGCGATAATTTCTTTGCAATTATTGTTCCAAGCGAATACGACTGCCTTATGGCCAGCACTCGGAAAACCGAGATCGTTACTGTGTTCGTCGAAGCTACCAAAAGCACATCCGACTACGAACTTGAGGTTGCTTTCTCCAATAG GTTTGAATACaatgcttctgctgagttagTTAAGGAAGTCCAATTTGAGGAAGTCGAAG GAGGGGTTAAAACAAGGATTGTGAGCAAGTGA
- the LOC131241290 gene encoding uncharacterized protein LOC131241290 isoform X2 yields the protein MDRFKTSQRRVHIQAAAVGTDEEDGGIQVQQTPKENVIDDQEPFMGVKVRRKTSLYRDYKGDYIDVTSHPYLIKILERQGHWLEHISFFSFFLAKVPYSISAGDQQVLFADKILKFTGSGKMKRRILLITDFAIYIVDPEVNALKRRIALAAVDKLCLSELSDNFFAIIVPSEYDCLMASTRKTEIVTVFVEATKSTSDYELEVAFSNRFEYNASAELVKEVQFEEVEVGGLG from the exons ATGGACCGATTCAAGACGTCGCAGAGGCGAGTCCATATCCAGGCCGCTGCTGTTGGGACAGACGAGGAAGATGGAGGGATTCAAGTGCAACAGACTCCGAAGGAGAACGTGATCGACGATCAGGAACCGTTCATGGGAGTGAAGGTCCGAAGGAAAACTTCTCTTTACAGAGATTACAAGGGAGATTACATCGACGTAACTTCTCATCCTTATCTTATCAAGATCTTGGAAAGACAAG GCCACTGGTTAGAGCacatctcttttttttctttttttttggccaaAGTTCCGTATTCCATCTCTGCAGGTGACCAGCAAGTTCTTTTTGCGGATAAGATTCTGAAGTTCACTGGCTCAGGGAAGATGAAGCGACGTATTCTGTTAATTACAGATTTTGCAATCTACATTGTGGACCCAGAAGTCAATGCACTTAAACGACGGATAGCACTTGCGGCTGTTGATAAGCTATGTTTGAGTGAACTGAGCGATAATTTCTTTGCAATTATTGTTCCAAGCGAATACGACTGCCTTATGGCCAGCACTCGGAAAACCGAGATCGTTACTGTGTTCGTCGAAGCTACCAAAAGCACATCCGACTACGAACTTGAGGTTGCTTTCTCCAATAG GTTTGAATACaatgcttctgctgagttagTTAAGGAAGTCCAATTTGAGGAAGTCGAAG TCGGAGGCTTGGGATGA